One Ricinus communis isolate WT05 ecotype wild-type chromosome 2, ASM1957865v1, whole genome shotgun sequence DNA segment encodes these proteins:
- the LOC8284795 gene encoding uncharacterized protein LOC8284795, which yields MSLLNSSKPMDSSPTHSDRAQNVSKECDSMVPSTTKHASSRRTPSLSSSSSFSSCSSSNFRDESPLSPATPLRFSGVPFSWEHLPGIPKKSSHKKKDTALTKVLPLPPPAMPQCSKRFSESFGNRDPFFAALVACSKDDSDDNESGSNLWSGAKVSRSISDRFGFINLYTSCKRTCAVSESIVYLPRSNRTSYDLITRRSR from the coding sequence atGTCTCTCCTCAATTCCTCTAAACCTATGGATTCTTCACCAACTCACAGTGACCGTGCCCaaaatgtttcaaaagaaTGTGACTCCATGGTCCCGTCCACCACCAAGCATGCTTCTTCTCGCCGGACACCGTCCTtatcctcctcctcctccttctcGTCATGTTCATCTTCGAATTTTCGTGATGAGTCCCCACTTAGTCCGGCTACCCCTCTTAGGTTTTCAGGAGTTCCGTTTTCTTGGGAACATTTGCCTGGAATTCCCAAGAAATCAAGTCACAAGAAGAAGGACACAGCATTAACGAAGGTACTTCCATTGCCTCCTCCTGCCATGCCTCAGTGCTCCAAACGGTTCAGTGAGAGTTTTGGAAACAGGGATCCATTTTTTGCTGCATTAGTTGCGTGTTCAAAGGACGACAGTGATGACAATGAATCCGGTAGTAATCTCTGGAGTGGTGCTAAGGTGTCGAGAAGCATCAGTGACAGGTTTGGTTTTATAAACCTTTACACTTCCTGTAAAAGAACTTGTGCTGTTTCTGAGTCTATAGTGTACCTTCCAAGATCAAACAGAACATCTTATGATCTAATCACTCGCCGTTCACGCTAA